CACTTTATCCTTCCTTGGCTCGGCTTTATGAGATCACAAATGATATTCATCAGGGTCGTCTTACCCGTACCATTTGCCCCAAGCAAACCATAAACTCCCTCAGTAAATTCGCAGGAAATATCTTTGAGCACAGACTTAGAGCCATAGCTCTTACTAATGCCTATCATTTCTAACTTCATAGATGCCCTCCATTCCAAAAAGCGCCATTAGATATAGCAAATCACCTTTTTCCAAAAATCACAAACATTATTATACTGTTATTATAACATAATTTTTTGATTAAAAGTTTTTTTTAATTAGACTTCAACCATTTGCAAAGTCAATCTTAACCTGCTTAGATTATAGCGCACTTTCTCCAAATAACAAGCCGAAAATCATAAACAGTCTGCATTTCATCCTAAATGGTCATTTGAAGAAAAAAACACAGCACTTGCTGGAAGCAAATGCTGGTTTTACTAAAATAATAAAATTTAAATTACAAAGAGCATAAGAAAGAATTGACCAGCAGGATATTCCGTATCGTCTTCTTGGAAAAATGCTATAAGAAATATTCTTAGAAAATATCACGAAAAAGTAAGACAGAGAGAGTATAGTGATAGACTGTTCAATTTTAGCAAATCTAATTTGTTTTATGTTTTCTACTAGCTACCTTGGCATATTTTATTCCCCAAATAAGTAGAATAAGTAAGATAAATAATAGAATAGTGGATATCAGAGCAATTAATTTTTGAAACTCATCACTAATCGTTATTAGTCTGTAAGAACTAAATATAAACAGAGCCAAGGTCAAAATAGTAAAGAAAATTTGGTTTGATAAGATGTCGGAACTACTTTCTTTTTTTATTTGGTTCATAAAATAAAGATTCAACACAAGATTGCTCACAAGTATCAAATAAAAACAAATCTGAACTAGAAGCGATACTTTAAAAATCTGGTTACTTAAAATCATAACGAATAAAGCCAGGCTAGGAAGCTGGGCAGTTAAAAATCGCATTAGATATGTATTGCTATATAATTTCTTCATTTCTTGTCACTCCTAACAATTAAATAACAAAAAACCAGACAACAGTTTGAATTTAAGTTATATTTGTCTCTAAACAAGGCATTTATCTTAGTGCCTTCGTATTCTTAAACCCTATATTAATTATAGCACTTTTAAACAGGTGTGGCACTAAAAACCTTAAATTGTCTTTTTTTACTCATAAACAGTTATTGTTACTCTCATTGAGTTAAATCAAGTTGTAAATCTAATCATTCGCAATCTAATAAATTCATTTTATCTCCAACTCTTGTCTAAAAGAGTAATCATGACTAGTGGTTCGCAGAGAAACATTGGGATAGTGGCTGATAATATTTTGAACATTGGAGAGACCAAGCCCTCTATTTTCTCCTTTAGTGCTAAAGCCCTTTTTAAAAATAGTATCGGAAGGGATAGAAAACTCTTTTATTGTATTCTCAACAATAAAAATCTGTCTACCTTCCTGCTCTAAAAAGGCAAAAGAAACCACTGGATGACTAGTCTCCACTGCTGCTTCCATAGCATTATCAGCCAGTATGGAAACAATCGTAATAAAATCAAGCAATTCCATTCCTTGAGGTTTAATTTCTTGCGGAACTTCCAAGCCAATTTCTATTCCCTTGCTCTGAGCTTCTAGAAATTTTGCTGACAAGACGCTCTTGAGAGCATCATTGTGGATATTGGACAGACGACCCAAATCATATTTAGATTGGTTGAGCGCTTGACCTGAGTCTTTAAGGACTTGGTTATAAATCTGCTCGATGGCTGGTAAATCGTGCGTATCAATTCCCAACTTCAGACTCCTTAAAATATTGATGTAATCATGCCGAAAACTTCGCAACTCATTATAAAGTTCTTCAATGTGCTGACTGTAATCGGACATATTTCTCAACTGTAACTCTCTTTGTTCACTTAACTGCTGTTGAATTCGCTCTCGCAAATTACGGTCTAGGATATTTACCGAACTGAGAAAGAGAATAATATAAATTATCACAATAAATTTTCTATATGGCAAATTAACCACATTATGAGTTATTTCTAAATAAGAGAAAAATTGTACAAATACAATATAAAAAACCATGGATATATTAAGGAAAATGACTAGGTGTTTATCAGCCTCATTTAATCTAAATTCTCCTAACCGCTTAAATTTATAATGTAGTAAACTTGGGATCCATAACGATAGTAAACTAGCTACAAAAGCCGTAATATTTAAAATAAGCTGTTCTTCATTTATTAGTTGGTTATATTCCAAACCGAAAATAGGAATAACAAAAAAAGTTAATATACGATATAGAAGATTCCAAAGAACAACTGGGAAAAGACCATAAAAGATAGATAACGTTATAGGAATAGAACTCGGTCTAGTTAATAATAAAGAAAAAATTAAAAAATAAACTGGAAGATCTAAGTAAGTTAAAAAAGTTTCACTAAATAAGACAAAAAGCAGAAGATTAAAAAATATATAAATAAAAGGTATTAAGACGTACTTAATCCATGTCAACTTAATTCCACTGATACGTGAAAATAAGAAAGACAGAGCTATCATTTCGAAAACAAGTAAAACAACTTGTATTATTCTTGGCATAATTCCTCTCCTACTTCTATCATATGACTTCCCTACTGCCTTAAAGCTGCCCGCAATCCTTTCATCTTGAGGCGTGATACATAGCAACTAGCGCCATTAGGAAAATAGGCTATGTTTTCTATCTTATCCAGCTGAGAGATATTCGCTGGATTGACCACATAAGAGCGATGACACCGATAGAGACGCTTGTCCTGCTTTGTAATCTCAGAAAGCTGTCCGTAAAATTCGATCCGCTCTTTCTTGGTATAGAGAACGAGTCTATGAGGCACTTCTGATGTCTCAAAATAATAGATTTCACTAAAAGGCACCTGAAAATCTGATTTGGAATTTTCAAAGACAAAAGTTTCTTCAGCTTGAAAACTGTCCTTTCTCTCATAAAGATAGGCTAGGTCCTGCTCAATCTGCTTGATAAAATCTTCCTCAGGCAAACCTTTATCAATAAAGTCAAAAGCTGATACCTGATAGCGAAAAGTCAAGGGCATAAATTCTGAGTGAGTCGTCACAAATACAATCAGAGCATAGGGATCCAACTTGCGAATCTTTCCTGCCACCTCTAGTCCCTTCTGCGTCTCTTGCTTAATCTCAATATCCAAAAAGAAAATCTGATGACTCCCCCGTTCCCTTACTGCATCAATCAGCATGTCCGGCTTGCCGTAGATTTCTAAAAACTGGCATTCCCAGCCATTCTTTTCCAAAATTCCCTTAATGGTTGACTCCATATAGGCTTGTTGCTTAAGATCGTCTTCTAATACAAAAATTTTCATCTTATTTTCTTCCTTCCTGAGACCAGCGCTTGATGAGACTGGATAAATGACGCCTTGAGCAGACAATATCTCCTAAGTCAGACTGCTCAAAAAACAAGCTTTTACGCTCTCTATCAAATCCTTGAACCTTGGCTAAATTGACCAGTGTTTGACGATTACAGTGAACCAGCGAATCAGGATAGAGGTTAGCCAGCTCAGTCAGAGAAGCCCTAAGGCTGTAGTTGCCTTGTCCAGTCACGATGAGAACGACGTGCGACTTTTGAGGATGGGACTGGATATAGTAAATTGTCGAAAGATCCAGCTTTCGAAGGGTGTTGCCGTCTTTGATTACGATAGTAGCCATTGTCTACCTCCTTTGCTCTAGCATAGCACAGGTTGCATCGCCAATGACTCCCAAATCCTAAATGGTAGCTGAGAAGTCTTAAATGGTCCAAGAAGTACTAAGTAAAAACTTACTTGTTAGGTAAGTTTTTATGATCTATTATTTCAGTCCGATATATTGGTGTCAAACATTTGTACGAACTATTACTTTTTCTTTTTCTGTGGGAAAAGGGGCATGCCCAAAGCAGCAATCTTTTCAGCCGGGACCTTCATGCCTTCTTTGATCCATTTGGAAAGCACCGAAACAACCGCAGAACTCCAGAATGAATTCATATAGGAATTAGCTGTCTTTTTCCCACCTTTGCTACGTTTTTCAAGGAAATCAAAGACCGCCTGCGTCAGCAACTTTTCAAAATTATAATCAATGGCCAGACTAATAACACGCGCTTCCTTCTTGGCTTCCTTAAAAAGAAAAAGCCAAATCTGGTACATTTCTGTCTTGAAATTAAACTGCTCCAGTTTATCGACAATTCCTTGAACCGTATTTTTGAAAATCCCCTCTAGAATTTCTTCTTTAGAGCTATAGTTCCGATAAAAGGCTGCGCGCGAAACTCCAGCCCGTTCGACTAA
This genomic window from Streptococcus cristatus AS 1.3089 contains:
- a CDS encoding LytTR family DNA-binding domain-containing protein — protein: MATIVIKDGNTLRKLDLSTIYYIQSHPQKSHVVLIVTGQGNYSLRASLTELANLYPDSLVHCNRQTLVNLAKVQGFDRERKSLFFEQSDLGDIVCSRRHLSSLIKRWSQEGRK
- a CDS encoding TetR/AcrR family transcriptional regulator gives rise to the protein MAEKKISEKSLANLKTYNQESNRITKESLEISLMQLLEKKDLKKITISELVERAGVSRAAFYRNYSSKEEILEGIFKNTVQGIVDKLEQFNFKTEMYQIWLFLFKEAKKEARVISLAIDYNFEKLLTQAVFDFLEKRSKGGKKTANSYMNSFWSSAVVSVLSKWIKEGMKVPAEKIAALGMPLFPQKKKK
- a CDS encoding sensor histidine kinase produces the protein MPRIIQVVLLVFEMIALSFLFSRISGIKLTWIKYVLIPFIYIFFNLLLFVLFSETFLTYLDLPVYFLIFSLLLTRPSSIPITLSIFYGLFPVVLWNLLYRILTFFVIPIFGLEYNQLINEEQLILNITAFVASLLSLWIPSLLHYKFKRLGEFRLNEADKHLVIFLNISMVFYIVFVQFFSYLEITHNVVNLPYRKFIVIIYIILFLSSVNILDRNLRERIQQQLSEQRELQLRNMSDYSQHIEELYNELRSFRHDYINILRSLKLGIDTHDLPAIEQIYNQVLKDSGQALNQSKYDLGRLSNIHNDALKSVLSAKFLEAQSKGIEIGLEVPQEIKPQGMELLDFITIVSILADNAMEAAVETSHPVVSFAFLEQEGRQIFIVENTIKEFSIPSDTIFKKGFSTKGENRGLGLSNVQNIISHYPNVSLRTTSHDYSFRQELEIK
- a CDS encoding response regulator transcription factor: MKIFVLEDDLKQQAYMESTIKGILEKNGWECQFLEIYGKPDMLIDAVRERGSHQIFFLDIEIKQETQKGLEVAGKIRKLDPYALIVFVTTHSEFMPLTFRYQVSAFDFIDKGLPEEDFIKQIEQDLAYLYERKDSFQAEETFVFENSKSDFQVPFSEIYYFETSEVPHRLVLYTKKERIEFYGQLSEITKQDKRLYRCHRSYVVNPANISQLDKIENIAYFPNGASCYVSRLKMKGLRAALRQ